A region of the Methylobacterium nodulans ORS 2060 genome:
GGGCACGGCCGGCGCCGATCTGCCGGCCCTGGTCGAGGTCACGGTCGCGTGCCTGGGCAATGCCGCCGCCTCGATCGAGGAGACGGAGCTCGCCCGCGCCAAGGCGCAGCTCAAGGTCTCGCTGCTCTCGGCCCTGGAGACGCCCGGCGGGCGAATCGAGCGCATCGCCCGCCAGATCCTCGCCTGGGGCCGGGTGATCCCGGCCGAGGAGATCATCGCCAAGGTCGATGCGGTGACGCCCGAACAGGTGCGCGCCGCGGGGCGCGCCGTGATGGCGGGCGCCCCGACCCTCGCGGCGATCGGGCCGATCCGCAAGCTCCCGAGCCTCGACGCGGTCGGAAACGCCCTCAAGGCTGCCTGAGCGTCGGTCGCCGAAGGGGCCGGCGCCGGGGGTCCCACCCTGCCTCGCCCCGCGGCAACTTGATTTGGCCGCAAAGCGGGACCAACCAATTCCATCGCCGGACCGGGAGACGAAAGGCAGGCCGCGGGGGAGACCGGGTCCTCGCGCCTTGCTCCCACGCTTGGGCATCGATACGGTTCGGCGGCTCCTCGACGGCCCGCCTCCCCTCCCCGGTCTTGAAGACGTTCTAAAGCGTTGCGCCACGCCTCCCTTGCCCTCGCCCTCCTCGTCGCCCTCGCGGGGGCGCTCCTGCCGTCCGCGGCGCGCGCGCTGGAGGCGGTGCGGGTCGGGCTCGACGCCCAGGCGATCGACCTCACGCCCGCCATCGAGCGCTACCGCTCCGACGGCGACCTGATCCAGATCTCGACGGCGCCCGGCAAGGACGGCATCGTCCGGCGCATCGCCGTGAAGGCGCGCGAGACCGGGGCGCGGCCGGACTGGATCGTCTTCGCGCTCACCAACGACACCGACGAGCAGATCGACCGGCTTCTCGTCGCGCCGCATTTCCGTCTCGTCGGCTCGGGCATCATCTGGCCGGATCTCGGCGGCTCGCGCATCGCGGCGATCACCGCGAGCCAGGGCATCCGGCCCGAGCGCGACGAGAGCCCGGATGCGGACCAGTTCACCGTCACGCTCGATCCCGGCACGACCGTCACCTTCGTGGCGGAGCTGCGCACCCCCAACGTGCCGCAGCTCTACCTCTGGGACCAGGACGCCTACCGCAAGAAGGCAACCGGGCTCACCCTCTACAAGGGCATCATCATCGGCATCGCGGGGCTCCTCGCGCTCTTCCTCACCGTCGTGTTCGTGGTGAAGGGCGCGATCATCTTTCCCGCCGCGGCGGCGCTGGCCTGGTCGGTGCTGGCCTATACCTGCATCGATTTCGGCTTCTTCCAGCGGATCTTCCCGGTCACGGAGGCGGCCGAGCGGGTCTACCGCGCCTCCGCGGAGGCGGTGCTCGGCGCGACGCTGCTCGTCTTCCTGTTCGCCTACCTCAACCTCGCCCGCTGGCACGTGCGCTACAGCCACGTGGCGCTCCTGTGGCTGATCTTCCTCGCGGGCCTCGTGGCACTCGCCGTCGTCGACCCGCCGGTGGCGGCGGGCGTGGCGCGCATCTCGATCGCGACCGTGGCGGGCGTCGGCCTCCTCCTCGTCGTGTATCTGGCAGCCCATAACGGCTACGACCGGGCGATCCTGCTGATCCCGACCTGGCTTCTCCTGACCGCCTGGGTGGTGGCGGCGGGTTTCGCGATCACCGGGCAGCTGCGCAACGACCTCGTCCAGCCGGCGCTGATCGGCGGCCTCGTGCTCATCGTGATGCTGATCGGCTTCACGGTGCTCCAGCATGCCTTCGCGGGCGGGGGCATCGGCACGGCCGTGGTCTCGGACACCGAGCGGCGGGCGCTGGCGCTGACGGGTGCGGGCGACGTGGTGTTCGACTGGGACGTGCCCGGCGACCGGGTCTTCGCCGGTCCGGAGATCGAGAGCCAGCTCGGCCTCAAGCGCGGCGCCCTCGAAGGACCGGCCGCGAACTGGCTGGCGCTGCTCCACCCCTTCGACGTCGACCGCTACTCGGCGGCCCTCGACACGGTGATCGAGGAGCGCCGCGGGCGCATCTGCCAGGATTTCCGCCTGCGTGCCGCCGCCGGCCCTTATTACTGGTTCCGGCTCAAGGCCCGGCCGGTGATCGGGGCGGATGGCGAGGTGATCCGCATCGTCGGCACCATCGCGGACGTGACGGAGGTGAAGATCGCCGAGGAGCGCCTGCTCCACGATGCGGTGCACGACAACCTCACGGGCCTGCCGAACCGCGAATTGTTCAACGACCGGCTCGACGCCGCCCTGACGCTCGCGGCGCAGGATCCGCGGCTCAAGCCCACGGTCTTCGTCCTCGATATCGACCGCTTCAAGCAGGTGAACGACGCGATCGGGCTCTCGGCGGGCGATTCGATCCTGCTCACCCTGTCGCGCCGCCTCGGCCGGCTGCTGCGCCCGCAGGACACGCTGGCGCGGATCGCCGGCGACGAGCTCGCGGTGATCCTGGTCTCCGAGCGCGACCCCGACCGCATCATCGCCTTCGCGGACATGATCCGGCGCGCCATCACCACGCCGATCACCTACGCGGACCGCGAGATCTTCCTGACGCCCTCGATCGGGGTGGTGCTGCACGAGGCGGGCAGCAATCCGAAGCGCGACCAGATCTTCAAGAATGCCGAGATCGCCATGATCCAGGCCAAGCGCCAGGGCGGTGACCGGATCGAGGTCTACCGGCCGACCATGCGCTCGGACCGCGGCGACCGGCTGATGCTGGAGAGCGACCTGCGCCAGGCGCTCGAACGCAACGAGATCAAGGTGCTGTTCCAGCCGATCGTCCGGCTGGAGGACCGCACGGTCGCGGGGTTCGAGGCGCTGTTGCGCTGGGACCATCCCAAGCACGGGCGCATCCCCCCCCAGACCTTCATCCCGATCGCGGAGGAATCCGGCCTCATCGTCGATCTCGGCGTCTTCGCGCTGGAGCGCACGGCGGCGGAGCTCGCCGCCTGGCAGCAGGCGCTGGTGGTCGAGCCGCCGCTCTTTGCCTCCGTCAACGTCTCCTCGCGCCAGCTCCTGCGCCACGACCTCCTGCACGACGTGAAGACGGTGCTCGCCCGCACCGGCGTCGCCCCCGGGTCGCTCAAGCTCGAACTCACCGAGAGCCTGGTGATGGAGAACCCGGAATACGCCGCGCAGATGCTCGCCCGCATCGCCGAACTCGGCGCCGGCCTCTCCCTCGACGATTTCGGCACCGGCTACTCGGCGCTGGCCTATCTCCAGCGCTTCCCGTTCGACACGATCAAGATCGACCAATCCTTCGTGCGCCAGATGGCGAACGGCCGCTCGGTGATCCTGCGCTCGATCGTGCGGATGGCGCAGGAGCTGGGGCTCGAGATCGTGGCCGAGGGTGCCGAGACCGAGGCGGATGCGCGGGCGCTGGCGGAGATCGGGTGCGATTACGCGCAGGGCTTCGCCTTCGGCGAGCCGATGTCGGTCCATCAGGCCCGCCAGCTCGTGGGAGCGGCGCCGGCCGCCGCGTGAGGCCGGCCCGCGCGGCGACGCCGGCGCCGTCGTCCGGCATCCGGTCGATGGCTCCGCCATACGGGACGGCTTCGCCATGCGGATGTCGGCTCGCTCAGGTGGATGATTCTCCGCCCCTTCGCGCTCCCTCTTTCCGGGCCCGTTCGGGCCTGCACGACTGCAGCGTCAGCGGAATGCGACCCGGGAAAGCATCTGTGTTTGGCGTCAAGCCTGTTGGGGCTGATTTGGCGTCCAGAGGCGGTCCTGAGCGATGAGGCTGTTGGCCAGCACGGCGAGCTTGCGGGCCACGGCGATGATGGCGCACTTTGGCTTCTTGCCGTTGGCGATCAGGCGTTCGTGGAAGGCTTTCAGGCCGGCGTTGTGGCGGGCGGCCGAGAGCGCCGCGAGGTAGAGGACGCGGCGCACGGGCGGGCGGCCGCCCCAGATGACCCGCACGCCCTGGCGCGCGCCGGAATCGTCGGCGACCGGCGCCAGGCCCGCCAGCAGGCCGATCTGCCGGCTGCTGCAGGTGCCCAGCTCGGCCAGGCTGGCCACCAGGGTGGCCGCGATCGTGTCCCCGATCGAGGGGATCGAGACCAGGATGGCATGCCGCCGGGCCAGTCCGGGATCGGCCGCGATGAGCCGGCGGATCTCGCCGGCAAGGGCCTCGATGTCCGCGGCGATCCTGGCCAGACGGTCCTGGAACTGGCGGATCAGGAACGGGCTTGCGGCCGCGGCCAGCTGGTTCTTGAGGGCGGTTTGTTCGGCCACGGCGCTGTCGCGGGCCGCGACCAGTTCCTGGAGCGCTTCGAGCGCGTCCGAGGCCGGCGGGCGCTGCGGGGGGGCCATCACCGCGGCAAACTGCGCCAGCACGCGGGCATCGAGCCGATCGGTCTTGGCCCAGATGCCTTGCGCCTTGGCGAACATGCGCACCCGAAACGGATCGACGACGGCGACCGGCAGGCCCGAGGCATGCAGGCTGCGGCGGGTCTGGCGGTGCCACTTGCCGGTGGCCTCGACCACGACCAGCCCCAGAGCAAAGCGCCCAAGCCAGCGCTTGAGCTGCCGGATGCCGACCTCGGTATTGGCGAACCGCTGGGCTTGGCCGGAGGGGAGGACGTGGACGTCGAGCCAGCTCTTGCTGACGTCGATCCCCACGCTAGACTTGCCCGCGGTCTCTTGTTTGGACACTTCCTTGCCTTGCATACGGGACTTGCTCCCCAGCATCTGTTCAGGACAAGAGCCAGAGGGCGGCCGGATCCTGCTTTCCCACGGTGCCAATCCTAGAGGGAGATCGATCCCGGCCGCCCGCGTCGCGGCCGGTGGCCACCGGCCGCGACGCACCTCACAGCTTGGTGCGCTGGTCGGCCCGTCAAACATGCAAGAGGGAGCGGGCGACAGTAGGCCGAGCGAGACGATCGTCGGTCATCGATCGTCTCCGGCTGCGTCAGACGGAGGTCGTTGCGTGGGCCGACGCGGTCTCAATCGACAACACACCATCTTGGGGTGCGCGGATCCGTATGGATCATCCTGAGGTTTGATCCGTCAGGGGGGCGCCGCCAGGGGTGAACTCATGCCGAGGGGCTACGGCAGTGCCGCAGCCTCTGGCCGGCTGCCGGTGCGATCGAAGAACGCCGTCACTTGGCATGAGGAGCAGGGCGGCTTCCAGCACGTCGGGTTCGATTTCGACAGAGCGAGCACTCGGCGTCGCAGACTCCATCTCACCCGCAGAGTCACCCGCAGAGCCGACTTCCATTCAGGCATGCGCGTCTCCGGCGGCTTGCGGGGCGCCGCACAGGGCCTCGAGGGTCCGGATCAGCCGGTCGGCGCTCACCGGCTTGCGGTGGACCGGCAGGTCGGGCCACATCAGGCGCATGGCGCGGGGCAGAACGCCGCCCGTGCAGACCAGCACGGGAATCCCGCTGCCGATCAGCCGCTCGGCCGTCGGCGTCGCCTCGCCATCCGCAAGGTTGAGGTCGAGGATCGCGACGTCGACAGGCTCCCGGTCGAGGAGCACCAGGGCCTCCCGGTTCGACCGCACTGGTCCGATCGGGCAGCCCTGCGCATCCGCGACGACGTCGGACAGTTCCAGAGCGATCAGCATCTCGTCCTCGACGATCAGGATGCGCCGGCCAGTCAGCATTGGGGAATCTCCGCAGGCTCCCGTGGGAGCCGGCTGGTGATGGGTCGGAGGAGCAGTGTCGCCGGGGGGAGGCCAGCCTCGCTGCAAGAGCACCGAATCGCCGTCTTCCAGACTTGTTCGGCGCCGGCCCGGGGTCAATCAATCAGATCTTAACCATCGGACTTAAGTGCTCCTTAACCTTAACGGAGCCATGGTCGGCCTTATGGACGCGGCGCCCGGAGCACGGGCCCGCCGCACCGGATGAGGGACGAGCCATGGGCGAGGCGGCACGGGACGAGGCGTGGCAGGATCGGGCCCCGGACTCGTCGAGCCTTCTGCGGCGATTGCTGCTGCGCCCCGTCCCGCGCCTCCCCGCGCCTCCCCTCGACGCCGGGGTGGAAGACATCATCGATGAGGAGGATCTGGAGGAGGCCCTCTCGCGGCTCGAAGCCGAGAACCTCGTCATCAAGGCGGCCCTGAAATCCGAGCGCGCGGAAGCCGCGGAGCTGCGGGCCCAACTGGAATCCCTGAGCGAGACGGAGACCGCAGACGACCTTCGCGCCGACCGTGATCGCTGGGCAACGCTCGTCGAGCGGCTGCTCTTTGCCGGCCGCTGACGCGGCCCGCCCCGTCGCGCCGCGTTGAGATCCGGCCCTTCCGATGGCGTCCCGCCCGCGCTGCTCGCTCGTCCTCAACGGCAAGACCGTCCGCGTCGCGACGGGCGACACGCCCCTGGAGGCGGCGCTCACGGCCGGCGTCGCCGCCGGCCATGACGGGATCGTCCAGGATGCGATCCCGCGCCTGCCCAAGACCAGCCGCACCCGCCCGCGGCTCGGCGACGGCGCCACCCGCCAGGGGCCGGCCCCCTCCCCTCTGGCGGCTCTGCGCGCCGCCAAGCGCGCCGGCACCGTTCTGTCCGTCACGCCCCTGTCGGACGCCGTCCGCGAGGTGGTCGTCACCGTCTCGCGGCCCCTGGACATCCAGCCGGGGCAGGCGATGGAGGTCGCCTTCTCGGGCTTCCCGGCCCGGCCCCTCTGCCCGACCCAGCGGCTCGACGGCGCGACGGAACTCAACGAACTCGTCTTCCACCTGCGCCGGGACACCCATCTCGGCAGCGCCCTCGGCGAGGCGGTCGGCCCCGGCCATGCGGTGCGCCTCCGGGGCCCGGTGGGCCCGGCGTCCTATCGGCCCGGGACCGGACGGCTCGTGCTCGTCTCCGCCGAGACCGGCTTCGCGCCGATCTGGGCCATCGCGCGCGCCGCGCGCCACCTGGAGCCGGAGCGCGAGATGGTGCTGATCGCCGGCGCCCGCGACGCGGCCGACCTCTACATGCGCCCGGCCCTGGCCTGGCTGCGCGGGACCGGCGTCACGCGGATCACCCTCGTGGCGGCGGTCAACCGCATCGGTGTGCCCGACGTGCGTCCCGGCCCGATCGCCGCGCATCTTCCGCCGCTCCTCACCAGCGACTGCGTCCACGCGGCGGGCGCACCGGACGTCGTCCGGGCGGTCGAGCGGCTGGCGGCGGAAGCCGGCGCGTCCTGCGCGGCGATCCCCTTCCTTCCCCAACTGAGCCGCGCGCGCAGCCTCGTCACGCCCGGAGAGCCGGACGCGACGCACAGGCGGTGAGGCCGGCCGCAGTATTGCCGCGCCGGTGCCGGACACCCACTATCGGCCGCGGGGCGTGGCGGACGAACAGGGTCGAGGATGGAGCGGGATCCGATCGCGTTCGCGTGGCGCAGCGCCCCGCGCCAGCATACGGCGGCCATTGCCGTCGCGGTGGGCCTCGGCACGCCCGTGGTGGCGCTCGGCCTCGCCCTGATGCGCGACCTCGTGGACGAGCTCCTTGCCGTCGCCGACCCGGCCGGGCCCCTTCTGCTCCTCCTGCGCGTGTCGCTGCCGCTGCCCGAACGACTCGGCGGGACGATCACCCTTTTGCCCGGCTGGCCGGTCGATGCGGCGGAGATGACGCTCTGGGCGGTCGGCGGGCTCGCGGCCGTCGCGCTCGCCCTCGCCGCCCTCGGCTGGCTGACGGCCCGGCTCTGCTTCGCGGCGCAGGGGGCCGCCATCGAGCGGCTGCGGCACCGGGCTGCCGAGGCGATCCTGCGGTCCGGCCCCGCCGGCCGGGAGGAGGCGCGGGCGCTCGGCCATCAGGTCGGCGAGGCTCTCCGGGCGGTCGACGCGCTCCTCGCCGTCGGCCTCCTCGTGCCGGCGCTGACGGCGGGTGCGGTGCTCCTGGCGCTCCTCGTCGCGGCGGCAGCGGCTCCGCGCCTGGTTCCGGCCGTGGCGGTGAGCGTGGTGGCGGCGGCGCTCGCCCGCGCGCTGCTCAACATCCGTGCGAACCGCCAGAGCGAGCAGCGGCGGGAGGAGAGCTCAGCCCTGGAGCGCGCCCTCGCCGATCTGGTGCGGCGGCTTCCCGCCGTGCGGGCGCATGGCACGGCGGCCTTCGAGCGCGCCCGGCTCGGCCACGCGGCCCATTCGGCCCGGCGCGGACTCGCCCGGGCGGAGGCGTCCCTCGCCCGGGCACGGGCCCCGGCCCTGGCGCTCTTCGTCCTGCTGCCGGCCATCGTGCTGGCGACCGCGCTCTGGCAGGGCGAGGGCCCGCCGCGCCCGGTCACCGCGGGGGCGCTGGCCGCCGCCTTCGGGGCGCTGGCGCTCGCCGCGAGCCTGCTCGCCCTGTTCCTGCGCCAGACCGAGCGCCGCCGTGCGGCCCTTCCGGCCTTCCGGGAGATCAGCCGTATCGTGGCCTCCCTGGAGGCACGGGCCCGGGCCGTCCGACGCCACGGCCCGGCCGCCCGGTTTCCTGCCTCCGGCGCCGTGGCGCTGGCGGGCGTCGCCGCCTACGATCCCGCCTCGGGCGAGCGCCTGACCGGGCTCGACCTCGTCCTGCCGATGCCGAGCCACGTGGCCATTCTCGGAGGGCGCGGCAGCGGCGGGCGCGTGCTGGCCGCCCTGATCGCCGGCCAGCTCGAACCCACGGTCGGCCGCGTGACCTATGCGGGCATCGACCTGCGGGCGCTCGATTCGTCGGAGCGGGCGCGCCGCATCGCCTTCGCGGGCGACGAGCCGGTGCTGATGGCCGGCAGCCTGCTGCAGAACCTCCTCTACGGCGACCTCGCCTTCGTGGACGGTTCGGCGCCCGATCCGGAGGCGCCGGCCGCCCATGCGCCGCACCTGGAGGAGCGGCTCGTCGAGGCTCTCGCCGTGACCGGTCTCGATGCCCTGGTCACCGCGCGCGGGCTTGCCAGCCTCGTGTCGCGCACCATCGACCCGGCCACTGCGGCCGCGATCGTGGAGACGCGCGGGGCGCTGCGCGCCGCCCTCGCGGCGGAGAACGCCGCTCACCTGATCGAGCCCTTCGATCCGCACCGCTACAACGCCCAGGCGACGGTCGGCGAGAACATCCTGTTCGGCAAGCCGGTCGGCAGCGCCTTCTCCGAGGGGCGGCTCGCGAGCCATCCCTTCACCCGCGCGGTGCTGGAGGCCGAGGGGCTCACCCGTCCGATGATCGAGATGGGCCTTTCCATCGCCCGGGCGACCGTCGAGATTTTTTCCGATCTCCCCGACGACCACCCGCTCTTCGACGCGTTCTCGCTGTTTCCGGCCGCCGAGCGCGGCTTCTTCGAGGATCTGGTGGCGCGCCAGCCGGAGGCGACGGGCTGGCGGCGGGGGCCGGCCGGGCAGCGCGACCGCGCCCGGCTGATCGGGCTCGCGTTGCGCTACAGCGAGACGCGGCACCGCTTCGGCCTCATCGACGCCGCCTTCGAGGAGCGGCTGGTCGCCGCCCGCCACACCTTCGCGGCCCTGCTGCCGGCCTCCTTACGCCCGGCGGTGGAGTTCTACGACCCCGGCAAGGTCACGGTGGCGGCGAGCCTGGAGGAGAACCTGCTGTTCGGCCGCATCGCGGGCGCCGAGGCCGGAGCCGGGACGCGGGTGCGCGCCGTCATGCAGCGGGTGCTGGCCGAGCGCGGCCTCGAACGGACCGTCTTCCGCCTCGGTCTCTCCGCCCGGGTCGATCCCCGCGCCGCCGAGAGCAGCCTCGGCGCCCGGGACGGGGTCCTGACGCCGGCCGAGCGCAGCGCGATCGACCTCGCCCGCTGCCTCGTGCGCCAGCCCGACATCCTCGTCGTGGGGCTGGCCCTCGACGAGCGCAGCCCGGGGGAGATCCGCGCGGGCCTCGCGCGGCTGCGCGCGGCGCGGGCGGGGCGGGGTCTCGTCGTCTGCCTGCCGGACGAGGCGAGCCTGTCGCCGGACGCCCCCTTCGACGCGGTGATCCGCGCCGAGCGCAACACAGCGCTGCTCCTTGCACCCTCCGGGCCGCCGAACGAGTCCACCCTCTTGCGCCGCGCCGCGGATCCGGGGAACTTCGCGGACGAGACAGCCGTTCGTGATGGAGTGACCGCGTGGAGATGACCGAGGTTCCGCAACGACGCGACCGGCCATCGCCCGGAGTGGCCGTTCTGCCCGGTGCAAGGGCAGGGATACTGCGCGGCGTGATGGCGAGGGACGTCCTGTGCGAAGCCGCACATTCTTTTGCGACGAAGCGGATCACCATCCGCGCATGACACAAGAGGGTCTCACTGCGCCGGGTGACCTGACGCTTCGCTTCTGGGGCGTGCGGGGGTCGATCTGCGCGTCCGGCCCGAACTTCGTGGAGTTCGGGGGGCACACGCCATGCGTCGAGATCCGCTGCGGCGAGCGTCTGTTCGTCATTGATGCGGGCACGGGCCTCAATGCGTTGGGCGCCCATCACGGGGCCGACCTGCCTCAGCGCATCGACCTGCTGTTCAGCCACCTGCATCTCGACCACGTCACCGGGCTCGCCTTCCTTAAACCCGCGGTGCTCGACAAGAATCGCGAGATCCACACCTATTGCGGCAATCTCGACGGGCAGAGCGCCGAGGAGCCGCTGAACCGCCTGTTCTCGCCGCCGCTCTTCCCGATCACCCTCGACGCCCTGCCGGCACGCTTCGTCCATCACGGCTTTCGCGCGGGCGAGACCCTGACCTTCCCGGACGGGATGGAAGTCGACACGCTGCCGCTGCAGCATCCGCAGGGCGCCACCGGCTACCGCTTCCGCCATGCGGGCCGCACCGCCTGCTACATCAGCGACATCGAGCACAGCGAGCCCTGGCCCGAACGGAACCTGCTGCACTTCGTGGAGGGGGCCGACCTCATCCTCTACGACGGCATGTTCACCGAGGGCGAGTATCCGTCCTGCCGCGGCTGGGGCCACTCCACCTGGGAGAAGGGCGTGGAATTGTGCCGGGCCGCGAAGGTCGGCCGACTCGGCATCATTCACCTCTATCCCCAGCACGGCGACGCGATGCTGCGGGACATGGAGCAGGCCATGCAGGCCGCGATGCCGACCGCCTTCATCTGCCGCGAGCGGCAGAAGATCGTGCTGCCGGCCGAGGTCAGGGTGCCCGAACTCGCCTGATGGACCGTCGCCGTTCTTGAAAGACCGACAGGCGGGGCGACCGCCGTCATCCGGTCGATCGTGCCGGATTCGTCCTCCTCCTGAGGGGGCCACACCGCCCGCAGATCAGAGCGGCGGAGCCGTGACGGGCTCAGACGATCGCCGCCGCGTAGCCGGCGAGAAGGGCGGTGCCGAGCACGAGCACGAAGGCCGCTGCCAGGAGTTCGAGCGTCCCGACCGCGACGGCACCTGCCTCCCCGCGTCCGCCCGCGAGGCGCAGCGCCAGCGCCTTGGCGAAGACAGCGAGCGCGGCGAGGGCCGAGGTGGTGAGGGCGGTGCCGAGCGCCATCGCCAGCGTGGCGAGTACCCCGGCGAGAAAGACGCCCTGGGACAGCGCGAAGACCAGGACGAGGATCGCCCCGGCGCAGGGGCGGGTGCCCGCCGCGATGACGACGCCCGCCTGCTCCCGCCAGGTGCCGAGCCGCTCGATCCGCCGCGCATCCGCCAGAACCGCGTGGCCGCATTCCGGACCGCAGGGTGCGGCGCTCCCCCCCTGCAGGCGGGCGGCCAGCGCGCCCGCCTTGCGCCAAGTCACGGCGAGGCCGAGGAGCGCCACGCAGGCGAAACCCGCAGTCTCGATCCAG
Encoded here:
- a CDS encoding sensor domain-containing phosphodiesterase; the encoded protein is MRHASLALALLVALAGALLPSAARALEAVRVGLDAQAIDLTPAIERYRSDGDLIQISTAPGKDGIVRRIAVKARETGARPDWIVFALTNDTDEQIDRLLVAPHFRLVGSGIIWPDLGGSRIAAITASQGIRPERDESPDADQFTVTLDPGTTVTFVAELRTPNVPQLYLWDQDAYRKKATGLTLYKGIIIGIAGLLALFLTVVFVVKGAIIFPAAAALAWSVLAYTCIDFGFFQRIFPVTEAAERVYRASAEAVLGATLLVFLFAYLNLARWHVRYSHVALLWLIFLAGLVALAVVDPPVAAGVARISIATVAGVGLLLVVYLAAHNGYDRAILLIPTWLLLTAWVVAAGFAITGQLRNDLVQPALIGGLVLIVMLIGFTVLQHAFAGGGIGTAVVSDTERRALALTGAGDVVFDWDVPGDRVFAGPEIESQLGLKRGALEGPAANWLALLHPFDVDRYSAALDTVIEERRGRICQDFRLRAAAGPYYWFRLKARPVIGADGEVIRIVGTIADVTEVKIAEERLLHDAVHDNLTGLPNRELFNDRLDAALTLAAQDPRLKPTVFVLDIDRFKQVNDAIGLSAGDSILLTLSRRLGRLLRPQDTLARIAGDELAVILVSERDPDRIIAFADMIRRAITTPITYADREIFLTPSIGVVLHEAGSNPKRDQIFKNAEIAMIQAKRQGGDRIEVYRPTMRSDRGDRLMLESDLRQALERNEIKVLFQPIVRLEDRTVAGFEALLRWDHPKHGRIPPQTFIPIAEESGLIVDLGVFALERTAAELAAWQQALVVEPPLFASVNVSSRQLLRHDLLHDVKTVLARTGVAPGSLKLELTESLVMENPEYAAQMLARIAELGAGLSLDDFGTGYSALAYLQRFPFDTIKIDQSFVRQMANGRSVILRSIVRMAQELGLEIVAEGAETEADARALAEIGCDYAQGFAFGEPMSVHQARQLVGAAPAAA
- a CDS encoding IS110-like element ISMno29 family transposase, whose product is MQGKEVSKQETAGKSSVGIDVSKSWLDVHVLPSGQAQRFANTEVGIRQLKRWLGRFALGLVVVEATGKWHRQTRRSLHASGLPVAVVDPFRVRMFAKAQGIWAKTDRLDARVLAQFAAVMAPPQRPPASDALEALQELVAARDSAVAEQTALKNQLAAAASPFLIRQFQDRLARIAADIEALAGEIRRLIAADPGLARRHAILVSIPSIGDTIAATLVASLAELGTCSSRQIGLLAGLAPVADDSGARQGVRVIWGGRPPVRRVLYLAALSAARHNAGLKAFHERLIANGKKPKCAIIAVARKLAVLANSLIAQDRLWTPNQPQQA
- a CDS encoding response regulator, with product MLTGRRILIVEDEMLIALELSDVVADAQGCPIGPVRSNREALVLLDREPVDVAILDLNLADGEATPTAERLIGSGIPVLVCTGGVLPRAMRLMWPDLPVHRKPVSADRLIRTLEALCGAPQAAGDAHA
- a CDS encoding oxidoreductase — translated: MASRPRCSLVLNGKTVRVATGDTPLEAALTAGVAAGHDGIVQDAIPRLPKTSRTRPRLGDGATRQGPAPSPLAALRAAKRAGTVLSVTPLSDAVREVVVTVSRPLDIQPGQAMEVAFSGFPARPLCPTQRLDGATELNELVFHLRRDTHLGSALGEAVGPGHAVRLRGPVGPASYRPGTGRLVLVSAETGFAPIWAIARAARHLEPEREMVLIAGARDAADLYMRPALAWLRGTGVTRITLVAAVNRIGVPDVRPGPIAAHLPPLLTSDCVHAAGAPDVVRAVERLAAEAGASCAAIPFLPQLSRARSLVTPGEPDATHRR
- a CDS encoding ATP-binding cassette domain-containing protein: MERDPIAFAWRSAPRQHTAAIAVAVGLGTPVVALGLALMRDLVDELLAVADPAGPLLLLLRVSLPLPERLGGTITLLPGWPVDAAEMTLWAVGGLAAVALALAALGWLTARLCFAAQGAAIERLRHRAAEAILRSGPAGREEARALGHQVGEALRAVDALLAVGLLVPALTAGAVLLALLVAAAAAPRLVPAVAVSVVAAALARALLNIRANRQSEQRREESSALERALADLVRRLPAVRAHGTAAFERARLGHAAHSARRGLARAEASLARARAPALALFVLLPAIVLATALWQGEGPPRPVTAGALAAAFGALALAASLLALFLRQTERRRAALPAFREISRIVASLEARARAVRRHGPAARFPASGAVALAGVAAYDPASGERLTGLDLVLPMPSHVAILGGRGSGGRVLAALIAGQLEPTVGRVTYAGIDLRALDSSERARRIAFAGDEPVLMAGSLLQNLLYGDLAFVDGSAPDPEAPAAHAPHLEERLVEALAVTGLDALVTARGLASLVSRTIDPATAAAIVETRGALRAALAAENAAHLIEPFDPHRYNAQATVGENILFGKPVGSAFSEGRLASHPFTRAVLEAEGLTRPMIEMGLSIARATVEIFSDLPDDHPLFDAFSLFPAAERGFFEDLVARQPEATGWRRGPAGQRDRARLIGLALRYSETRHRFGLIDAAFEERLVAARHTFAALLPASLRPAVEFYDPGKVTVAASLEENLLFGRIAGAEAGAGTRVRAVMQRVLAERGLERTVFRLGLSARVDPRAAESSLGARDGVLTPAERSAIDLARCLVRQPDILVVGLALDERSPGEIRAGLARLRAARAGRGLVVCLPDEASLSPDAPFDAVIRAERNTALLLAPSGPPNESTLLRRAADPGNFADETAVRDGVTAWR
- a CDS encoding MBL fold metallo-hydrolase, whose amino-acid sequence is MTQEGLTAPGDLTLRFWGVRGSICASGPNFVEFGGHTPCVEIRCGERLFVIDAGTGLNALGAHHGADLPQRIDLLFSHLHLDHVTGLAFLKPAVLDKNREIHTYCGNLDGQSAEEPLNRLFSPPLFPITLDALPARFVHHGFRAGETLTFPDGMEVDTLPLQHPQGATGYRFRHAGRTACYISDIEHSEPWPERNLLHFVEGADLILYDGMFTEGEYPSCRGWGHSTWEKGVELCRAAKVGRLGIIHLYPQHGDAMLRDMEQAMQAAMPTAFICRERQKIVLPAEVRVPELA